Part of the Dyella sp. BiH032 genome is shown below.
CTTGCCTGCGGGCACAACGTAGTCAGCACGGACATCGTCCATGGTCATCCTTCCCTTCATCATCACTTCCTTGTTGAGCGGCCCCCAGCGGCGGCCGTTGATGAAAATGCCCTGTTCGTTCACGACAACGTGATCGCCAGCCACCGCGCCCGCGTACTTCGCGACGTGGATGCCGTTCGGCATCATCGGAATGCGGTACGCGCGGTACATGTAGATCCGTCCCCGCTCGACCACGTCCGGGACTTGCTGGCCGACAATGAAGTAGCGCCAAGGCAGACACGGCGTCGGCTGGGGATCCACCCCGAGGTGGACGAACGAACC
Proteins encoded:
- a CDS encoding S26 family signal peptidase — translated: MSLAVLRSAPAPKERWSKTKTLNLVCGITIAWLIALKALGSFVHLGVDPQPTPCLPWRYFIVGQQVPDVVERGRIYMYRAYRIPMMPNGIHVAKYAGAVAGDHVVVNEQGIFINGRRWGPLNKEVMMKGRMTMDDVRADYVVPAGKVLMLGTMPNTWDGRYWGLVKIGQIDGKAVPLW